Genomic segment of Avibacterium volantium:
GAAGATTGCTTGATTTAGAATTAACCGCCTTGGAGCGAGAAAATAGCGTAGAAATTATCGCTAGCCCAAGTTTGCTTACCACTAATAAGAAAAGTGCGAGTATTAAGCAAGGGACGGAAATTCCTTATGTGGTGAATAATAATAAAAATGACAGCCAGAGCATTGAGTTTCGCGAAGCGGTGCTGGGGCTAGAAGTAACGCCACATTTATCCAAAAATAACGGCATTTTGTTGGATTTGGTGGTGAGCCAAAATGCCCCTGGTGGGCGTGTGGCTTATGGCGAAAACGAAGTCATTGCTATTGATAAGCAAGAAATTAACACGCAAGTTTTTGCACAAGATGGGGAAACCATTGTGCTAGGTGGTATCTTTCACGATACCATTACCAAAGCCTTAGATAAAGTGCCTGTGCTGGGTGATATTCCTGTGATTAAACGCTTGTTTAGTAAAGAAGTAGAGCGTCATCAAAAACGGGAATTGGTGATTTTCGTCACACCGCATTTGATCAAAAAAGGGCAACAGGCCGAAAAACAAAGTGCGGTGAAAAATCCGCCAAAAAATCACCGCACTTCGTCATCTTCTAGCAAGATTTCGCACAAATCTGGTAAATAAATCTGCTTTGACGGTTGAAAAAGGTGGGCATTTATTGAGATAATCCCCATTATTTTTTGGGTGATCTTTTAGCAACCATATTCGATTTTGTGGTTGTCTTTTTATTTGTCGGAAAGATCAATTATTTTAAATTTTATTAAAGAAGAACAACGAAAAATGGCAGAGAAACGTAATATTTTCTTAGTAGGCCCAATGGGAGCAGGGAAAAGCACTATTGGTCGTCAATTAGCGCAAATGTTAGGAATGGATTTTATTGATACAGATGCGGAAATTGAACAACGTGCTGGCGCTGACATTAGCTGGATTTTTGATGTTGAAGGTGAAGAAGGCTTCCGCAAACGCGAAGAACGTATTATTAATGAATTAACACAAAAACAAGGCATTGTGCTTTCCACAGGCGGCGGTGCGGTGATGTCAAAAGAAAACCGTAATCACCTTTCTGCCCGTGGCATCGTGATCTATTTAGAAACCACGGTGGAAAAACAATTCCAACGTACTCAACGTGATAAAAAACGTCCATTATTGCAAGATGTGGAAGATCCGCGTCAAGTGTTAGAAGATCTATCAAAAATTCGTAATCCGCTCTATCAAGAAGTGGCGGATATTACCTTACCTACTGATGATCAAAGTGCCAAAGTAATGGCAAATCAAATTGTTGATTTAATTGAAAATATCAACGGCTAATTAAGCAAAAGGAAAAAATGATGTTGTGCGTAAATGTTGAATTAAAAGAACGCCGTTATCCTATTTATATCGGCGCAGGCCTGCTTTCTGATCCGAGTGTTTATCCCCTAAAATCGGGTGATAAAGTGATGATCGTGAGCAATCCAACTATTGCACAACATTATCTTGCGCAGGTAACGAAAACCTTGGCGGAATTGGGCTGTCAGGTTGATCACCTGTTATTGCCTGATGGGGAACAATACAAAAATCTTGAGTCGCTTAATCTGATTTTTACCGCCTTATTAGAAAAAAATCACGGCCGCGATACCACCTTAATTGCTCTAGGTGGCGGTGTGATTGGTGATGTAGTGGGCTATGCCGCAGCTAGTTATCAACGTGGTGTGCGTTTTATCCAAATTCCAACTACCTTACTTGCGCAAGTGGATTCTTCTGTGGGGGGGAAAACCGCAGTTAATCACCCTTTAGGTAAAAATATGATTGGGGCGTTTTATCAGCCTTGCACCGTGATTGTCGATACGCTCACCTTGAATACCTTGCCAAAACGCGAAGTCAATGCTGGTTTAGCGGAAGTGATTAAATATGGCGCGATTTTAGATTATCCTTTCTTTGAATGGCTAGAACAGCACATTGATGAATTGGTTGCTCTTGAACAAGCGCCGTTGCAGCAATGTATCGCACGTTGTTGTCAAATTAAAGCGGACGTGGTGGCAAGAGATGAAACAGAAAAAGGCGATCGCGCATTGCTCAACTTAGGCCATACTTTTGGCCACGCCATTGAAACCCATTTAGGCTATGGGCAATGGCTACATGGTGAAGCCGTAGCCGCGGGTTCAATGATGGCGGCTGCGCTTTCTGAAATGTTAGGGGATTTATCAGTGCAAGATGTCGGGCGTTTAGAAAAGCTCTTTGCACGCGCTAATTTGCCAACCCTTTCGCCAGATACAATGCAACCCGAAGATTATTTACCGCATATGATGCGCGATAAAAAAGTGCTAGCAGGCAAGTTACGCCTTGTATTGTTAAAATCGCTCGGGCAAGCTTATGTGGCGAGCGATAGCGACAAAGATCTTGTTCTCGCCGCCATTGCACGTTGCACACAAACTGACTGATCTCAATGTATCC
This window contains:
- the aroK gene encoding shikimate kinase AroK gives rise to the protein MKEEQRKMAEKRNIFLVGPMGAGKSTIGRQLAQMLGMDFIDTDAEIEQRAGADISWIFDVEGEEGFRKREERIINELTQKQGIVLSTGGGAVMSKENRNHLSARGIVIYLETTVEKQFQRTQRDKKRPLLQDVEDPRQVLEDLSKIRNPLYQEVADITLPTDDQSAKVMANQIVDLIENING
- the aroB gene encoding 3-dehydroquinate synthase, yielding MLCVNVELKERRYPIYIGAGLLSDPSVYPLKSGDKVMIVSNPTIAQHYLAQVTKTLAELGCQVDHLLLPDGEQYKNLESLNLIFTALLEKNHGRDTTLIALGGGVIGDVVGYAAASYQRGVRFIQIPTTLLAQVDSSVGGKTAVNHPLGKNMIGAFYQPCTVIVDTLTLNTLPKREVNAGLAEVIKYGAILDYPFFEWLEQHIDELVALEQAPLQQCIARCCQIKADVVARDETEKGDRALLNLGHTFGHAIETHLGYGQWLHGEAVAAGSMMAAALSEMLGDLSVQDVGRLEKLFARANLPTLSPDTMQPEDYLPHMMRDKKVLAGKLRLVLLKSLGQAYVASDSDKDLVLAAIARCTQTD